A genomic window from Winogradskyella sp. J14-2 includes:
- a CDS encoding vWA domain-containing protein codes for MKAIIKPFAVMMGILSLTACNANTKQNQQDLAINQTVIETNLKTDKPEIKVALLLDTSNSMDGLIDQAKAQLWEIVNELSYAKCEEQNPNLKIALYEYGNDNLNADEGYLRQVLAFSDDLDEISKSLFSLTTKGGNEYCGKVIKTALDQLNWGDNQDDLKLIFIAGNEPYTQGTVSYKEASKLAHQKDVTVNTIFCGDYNQGISGFWKDGADLTHGDYMAINHNKATIHVASPYDDKILELNEKLNKTYVAYGYLGRQKMETQAEQDLNAMSYNKANAVSRTVSKSSRLYKNSSWDLVDAEKEADFSYEDLDEKQLPEELKGKSKDEIKLYVEKKRDEREKLQKEIAELNVKRKTYIAKNTEDKTNGLENAMVNAIKTQAKSKNYVWE; via the coding sequence ATGAAAGCAATAATAAAACCATTTGCTGTAATGATGGGAATACTATCCCTTACTGCTTGCAATGCAAACACAAAACAAAATCAGCAAGATCTCGCTATCAATCAAACAGTGATTGAAACGAATTTAAAAACCGACAAACCAGAAATTAAAGTCGCATTATTACTAGACACCAGTAATAGTATGGATGGTTTAATTGACCAAGCTAAGGCGCAATTATGGGAAATTGTAAACGAACTTTCTTATGCCAAATGCGAAGAGCAAAACCCTAATCTTAAAATTGCACTTTATGAATACGGTAATGATAATCTTAATGCAGATGAAGGGTATTTAAGACAAGTACTCGCCTTTAGTGATGATTTAGACGAAATATCAAAATCGCTTTTCTCTCTAACCACTAAAGGTGGTAATGAATACTGTGGTAAAGTGATAAAAACAGCTTTAGATCAACTTAATTGGGGCGACAATCAAGATGACTTAAAATTAATTTTTATAGCAGGAAATGAGCCCTATACGCAAGGTACTGTTAGTTACAAAGAAGCCTCTAAACTCGCACATCAGAAAGACGTTACCGTTAACACAATTTTTTGTGGAGACTATAATCAAGGGATTTCAGGTTTTTGGAAGGATGGTGCAGATCTAACTCATGGCGATTACATGGCTATTAACCATAACAAAGCAACAATACATGTAGCATCGCCTTACGATGATAAAATTTTAGAACTCAATGAGAAACTAAACAAAACGTATGTCGCTTATGGATACTTAGGAAGGCAAAAAATGGAAACGCAGGCAGAACAAGATCTTAATGCTATGAGTTACAACAAAGCTAATGCTGTTAGCAGAACTGTAAGTAAAAGTTCAAGACTTTATAAAAATAGCTCGTGGGATTTAGTTGATGCAGAAAAGGAAGCTGATTTTTCCTATGAAGATTTAGATGAAAAACAATTACCTGAAGAATTAAAAGGCAAATCTAAAGATGAAATAAAACTTTATGTCGAAAAGAAAAGAGATGAGCGCGAAAAGCTTCAAAAAGAAATAGCAGAATTAAATGTGAAACGTAAAACATACATCGCTAAAAATACTGAAGATAAAACTAACGGATTAGAAAATGCTATGGTTAATGCCATAAAAACCCAAGCAAAAAGCAAAAACTACGTCTGGGAATAG
- a CDS encoding SIMPL domain-containing protein — protein sequence MKKFNLAVLLLFLWANSITAQHKGNYNQITQDISRQNILTSGNANIYNPTVQHQMNKTLHPSDVLTIDVKALQNVSASTYTAIFNLSQIGETAESTNALMKERIDNIKTRLNTLGITEKDFAIDVISFVPVYEVEVTKKLFSKTYTEVPKGFELQQNIHIQFTKTSQFEGILEACAKSEVYNLVKVDYFIENIQEVYKNLQNQLLKLITEKKAYYTTLGFDMANYDVKIADDKYCYFPKDFYQSYQAYNSISFEALKTNKGVSSAKKQTSYYYQPLTYEQYDIVVNPSILEPVVQIGMNIKLFYTPKPKEQKPQTVTKNEIDHKYYVISPNGTIDVKELNTKN from the coding sequence ATGAAAAAATTTAATCTGGCAGTTCTGCTTCTCTTTTTATGGGCTAACTCTATAACTGCACAACACAAAGGAAACTACAACCAAATTACGCAAGACATTTCTAGACAAAATATTTTAACCTCAGGAAATGCCAACATTTACAACCCAACGGTTCAACATCAGATGAACAAAACACTCCATCCAAGTGATGTGCTTACCATAGATGTAAAAGCATTACAAAATGTGAGCGCTTCAACGTACACAGCTATTTTCAATTTGTCTCAAATTGGTGAAACCGCTGAATCTACTAATGCGCTCATGAAAGAGCGTATAGACAACATCAAAACCAGATTAAACACTCTCGGAATTACCGAAAAAGACTTTGCAATTGATGTTATTTCCTTCGTACCTGTGTACGAGGTAGAAGTCACAAAAAAGTTATTCAGTAAAACGTACACTGAAGTACCAAAAGGCTTTGAATTACAACAAAATATTCATATTCAATTTACTAAAACCAGTCAATTTGAAGGCATTCTGGAAGCTTGTGCCAAAAGTGAAGTTTACAACTTAGTTAAGGTTGATTATTTTATTGAAAATATTCAGGAAGTTTATAAAAATCTTCAAAATCAATTATTAAAACTCATTACAGAGAAAAAAGCATACTATACAACACTAGGCTTTGACATGGCTAACTACGATGTTAAAATTGCAGATGACAAATACTGTTATTTTCCAAAAGATTTCTACCAAAGTTACCAAGCCTATAACAGTATTTCTTTTGAAGCTTTAAAAACCAATAAAGGTGTTAGCAGCGCCAAAAAGCAAACGTCTTATTATTACCAACCACTTACCTATGAGCAATATGATATTGTGGTAAATCCATCGATATTAGAACCTGTTGTTCAAATAGGAATGAACATAAAACTTTTCTACACACCAAAACCTAAAGAGCAAAAGCCACAAACTGTTACAAAAAACGAAATTGACCATAAATACTATGTGATTTCGCCTAATGGCACTATAGATGTAAAAGAATTAAACACAAAAAATTAA
- a CDS encoding histidine kinase, translated as MIKTINTYNLIFLALFTLLSFGQSNSTKTKSEDTFFTVRGSVYLKDSREPIDNVSIQVNDGRYTRTDVFGKFVVKARVGDELTIMHNDFETVRYTVLNDERITILVEEQNKGRYKSIGSDDVVRQFNKMIDSADAYLKKDAAKSIKYVGDALKYNVSLRQSAEAHELLGDVYVYWKQYDLAISAYKVSLQNFEMASSKLKLADAYTKNEEYQKSIDTYKSLNEKDLSNYEKTVLYEGLGDAYLKLKNTQQAISSYEKGLEIAKTHLIAPKVTDLNSKIAQAYNAKGEVEKAKGFYNNSLKLAKKENKKRAVEEQVKVAEFNSLNRDYDSEIQIRKDVLETLEDIEKDSVLPNESPLTSQKQNYKLGNAYLLNNDLDNAIPSFKKSIEEADKKEDLDVKKDATRKLSEALIDAGDAEEGLKWLNEYKNTVDELYAKKVQEISQAARFSRNIAEQQNRITSLESDRALSKSKYELTQERNKRQQLIIYSLLGGLVLFLITGFLMYKYIKQQRLANNLLALKSLRSQMNPHFIFNALNSVNSFIATNDERTANKYLSDFSQLMRAVLENSEEDFIPLKKEIELLQLYTKLEHFRFQDKFEYSIDVDESVNVEEFQIPPMLLQPYIENAVWHGLRYKKEKGHLNIAIKPKSKDEITITISDDGIGRTRSKQMKTENQKKQNSKGMNNIKKRVAILNEMYKDKVDVTIEDFQQSEEDAGTKVVVTLKKD; from the coding sequence TTGATAAAAACCATTAATACATATAACCTCATATTTTTAGCCCTTTTTACGCTTTTGAGTTTTGGACAAAGCAACTCTACCAAAACTAAAAGTGAAGACACTTTTTTCACGGTAAGAGGATCAGTTTATTTAAAAGATTCAAGAGAACCGATTGACAACGTAAGCATACAGGTAAATGATGGTAGATATACACGTACAGATGTTTTTGGAAAGTTTGTTGTAAAGGCAAGAGTAGGCGATGAACTTACCATAATGCACAACGATTTTGAAACCGTGCGTTACACTGTTTTAAATGATGAGCGAATTACAATATTGGTAGAAGAACAAAACAAAGGACGTTATAAAAGTATTGGATCAGATGATGTTGTAAGGCAATTTAACAAAATGATTGATTCAGCAGATGCGTACTTAAAGAAAGATGCCGCAAAAAGTATAAAGTACGTAGGTGATGCATTAAAATATAATGTTTCATTGAGACAAAGTGCAGAAGCGCACGAGCTATTAGGTGATGTTTATGTCTATTGGAAACAATACGATCTTGCTATATCTGCCTATAAAGTTAGTCTTCAGAATTTTGAAATGGCCTCGTCTAAACTGAAATTGGCAGATGCTTATACCAAGAATGAAGAGTATCAAAAAAGTATTGATACTTATAAAAGTCTTAATGAAAAGGATCTGTCTAATTACGAAAAAACGGTGTTGTACGAAGGCCTGGGTGATGCTTACTTAAAATTAAAAAACACGCAACAAGCTATAAGTTCTTATGAAAAGGGATTAGAGATTGCTAAGACGCATTTAATAGCACCAAAGGTTACCGATTTAAACTCTAAAATTGCACAAGCGTATAACGCAAAAGGTGAAGTAGAAAAAGCAAAGGGTTTCTATAACAATTCACTTAAGTTAGCAAAAAAAGAAAACAAAAAACGCGCTGTAGAAGAACAGGTAAAAGTTGCAGAATTCAATAGTTTAAATCGTGATTATGATAGTGAAATTCAAATAAGAAAAGATGTTCTGGAAACACTTGAAGACATAGAAAAAGACTCTGTTTTACCTAATGAGAGTCCATTAACATCACAAAAGCAAAATTATAAATTAGGTAATGCTTATTTGCTAAATAATGATTTGGACAATGCCATTCCATCATTTAAAAAGAGTATTGAAGAAGCTGATAAAAAGGAAGACTTGGATGTAAAAAAAGATGCGACCAGAAAACTGTCTGAAGCTTTAATTGATGCTGGTGATGCAGAAGAAGGGCTTAAATGGCTAAATGAATATAAAAACACTGTTGACGAATTGTATGCTAAGAAGGTTCAAGAAATATCCCAAGCAGCTCGTTTTAGCAGAAATATAGCAGAACAACAAAACAGAATTACATCTTTAGAAAGCGATAGAGCCTTATCCAAAAGCAAGTACGAGCTTACACAAGAGCGCAACAAACGTCAGCAGTTAATCATTTATTCTTTGCTTGGCGGATTGGTGTTGTTTCTAATCACAGGATTTTTAATGTACAAATACATAAAGCAACAACGTTTGGCAAATAATCTTTTGGCATTAAAATCTTTGAGAAGCCAGATGAATCCCCACTTTATTTTTAATGCCTTAAACTCTGTGAATAGTTTTATTGCAACTAACGATGAGCGTACAGCAAATAAATATTTGTCTGATTTTTCGCAGTTAATGCGTGCTGTTTTAGAGAATAGTGAGGAAGATTTTATTCCACTAAAAAAGGAAATCGAATTGCTTCAGCTGTACACTAAATTAGAGCATTTTAGATTTCAAGATAAGTTTGAGTATTCTATAGATGTAGACGAAAGTGTAAATGTTGAGGAATTTCAAATTCCACCAATGTTACTACAGCCTTATATCGAAAATGCAGTATGGCATGGCTTACGTTACAAAAAAGAAAAAGGACATCTAAATATTGCTATAAAACCAAAATCAAAAGACGAAATTACAATTACCATTTCAGACGACGGAATAGGTAGAACACGTTCTAAACAAATGAAGACTGAGAATCAGAAAAAGCAGAATTCTAAAGGGATGAACAACATTAAGAAGCGTGTAGCAATTTTAAACGAAATGTACAAAGACAAGGTAGATGTAACGATTGAAGATTTTCAACAATCTGAAGAAGATGCAGGTACTAAAGTTGTGGTGACTTTAAAAAAAGATTAA
- a CDS encoding LytR/AlgR family response regulator transcription factor gives MKLNTILVEDEETSRAILRNYLNKYCPNISIVGEAANVEEALVLIRNNDLDVVFLDVEMPYGNAFDLLDKVGHIDFETIFVTAYNHYAIEALNAHASYYLMKPISIDELIKAVDYVTEIKSKEEALQDQVLVPKTNAVNGKITLPQQDGFEVIETADIMYCKADDNYTEIYLNNNKKKLVSKTLKYIEESLKDGNFARVHKSYLVNVNEVVKYVKGKGGSVILSNGKEIMVSASKKAELLAYFK, from the coding sequence ATGAAACTAAACACAATACTAGTAGAGGACGAAGAAACAAGCAGAGCTATTCTGCGAAATTATCTTAACAAATACTGCCCAAATATTTCAATTGTAGGCGAAGCTGCTAATGTAGAAGAAGCTTTGGTGCTTATAAGAAATAATGACTTGGATGTAGTTTTTCTGGATGTAGAAATGCCATATGGTAATGCGTTCGATTTATTAGATAAAGTTGGTCATATAGATTTTGAAACCATTTTTGTTACAGCTTATAATCATTATGCCATAGAGGCTTTAAATGCACATGCATCGTACTATTTAATGAAGCCGATTTCTATAGACGAACTTATAAAAGCGGTTGATTATGTCACAGAAATAAAATCGAAAGAAGAAGCACTACAAGACCAAGTGTTGGTGCCAAAAACCAATGCTGTAAATGGAAAAATAACCTTACCACAACAAGATGGTTTTGAGGTTATAGAAACAGCAGACATTATGTATTGCAAAGCTGACGATAACTACACCGAAATTTACCTAAACAACAACAAGAAAAAGCTGGTAAGCAAGACTCTAAAATATATTGAAGAAAGCCTAAAAGACGGCAACTTCGCCAGAGTGCATAAAAGTTATTTAGTTAATGTAAATGAAGTGGTAAAGTATGTAAAAGGAAAAGGGGGAAGCGTTATTCTAAGTAACGGAAAAGAAATTATGGTATCTGCATCTAAAAAGGCTGAATTGTTGGCTTATTTTAAATAA
- a CDS encoding class I SAM-dependent methyltransferase, translating into MTSKKHKTPWPTKAVMEQIYEQHFWGGNDSDFYSGEGSHNPKIIQPYIDSVTDFLKSHDNQLSVCDLGCGDFNVGKALVPFTKAYVAIDIVEGLIERNQRLFKADHLTFECLDIAKDDLPKADCVIIRQVLQHLSNQEIQQILDKLSVYKYIILTEHIPVGEFIPNIDIITNSQNRLKHHSGVDVLAEPFNLKVKEFKILNEVILDDNSQIVTSLFIL; encoded by the coding sequence ATGACCTCTAAAAAACATAAAACACCATGGCCAACCAAAGCGGTTATGGAGCAGATTTATGAGCAGCATTTTTGGGGAGGAAACGATTCAGATTTCTACTCAGGAGAAGGCTCTCACAATCCTAAAATTATTCAACCTTATATTGATAGCGTAACCGATTTTTTAAAATCCCATGATAATCAACTTTCGGTTTGCGATTTGGGTTGTGGAGATTTTAATGTTGGTAAAGCCCTCGTTCCGTTTACAAAAGCTTATGTTGCTATAGATATCGTAGAAGGTTTAATAGAAAGAAACCAGCGATTATTTAAAGCAGACCATTTAACCTTTGAATGTCTGGATATTGCTAAAGATGATTTGCCAAAAGCAGATTGTGTAATTATTAGGCAAGTGCTTCAGCATTTGTCTAACCAAGAGATTCAACAAATTTTAGACAAATTAAGTGTTTATAAATATATCATACTAACAGAACATATTCCTGTTGGGGAATTTATACCCAATATTGATATTATTACTAATAGCCAAAACAGATTAAAGCACCATAGTGGAGTAGATGTGTTAGCAGAGCCTTTTAATTTAAAGGTTAAAGAATTTAAAATACTAAATGAGGTGATTTTAGATGACAATAGCCAAATCGTTACGTCGTTATTTATATTATAA
- the folK gene encoding 2-amino-4-hydroxy-6-hydroxymethyldihydropteridine diphosphokinase translates to MTASKKVYIALGSNKGNKLEHLQLSIDAIFERVGTIRKISKVYETPALGFEGDNFYNACIKIETELKPKKLLRILKQIEADLGRTTKKSDTYESREIDLDILFYGDETFKDTTLEIPHPHLHKRRFVLQPLCDIAKDIEHPTLNKKVSDLSEECDDNSEIEPIKIWLKNPMKLFNFGNYNFIAIEGNIGAGKTSLSNKLAQDFNAKLILERFADNPFLPKFYKEPERYAFTLEMSFLADRYQQISDDLSQLDLFKDFMVSDYDVHKSLIFSKVTLAEDEFRLYRKLFYQVYKDIARPDLYVYLYQNTERLQANIKKRGRKYEKEIQDDYLEKINAGYLNFLRNQTELNVKIIDISDKDFVKNREDYLWLLNEINS, encoded by the coding sequence ATGACGGCAAGCAAAAAGGTTTACATAGCATTAGGAAGTAACAAAGGTAATAAGTTAGAACACTTGCAACTGTCCATTGATGCTATTTTTGAAAGGGTTGGTACAATCCGTAAAATTTCTAAAGTCTATGAAACTCCTGCCTTAGGTTTTGAAGGTGATAATTTCTATAATGCTTGTATTAAGATTGAAACCGAATTAAAACCTAAAAAACTACTACGAATCCTTAAGCAAATTGAAGCTGATTTAGGCAGAACTACCAAAAAGTCTGACACTTATGAGTCTCGTGAGATTGATTTAGATATTTTGTTTTATGGAGATGAAACCTTTAAAGACACTACTTTAGAAATTCCACATCCTCATCTACATAAACGTAGATTTGTTTTACAACCACTTTGTGATATCGCTAAAGACATAGAACATCCTACTTTAAACAAGAAAGTATCGGATTTATCTGAAGAATGTGATGACAACTCTGAAATTGAACCTATAAAAATTTGGCTTAAAAACCCAATGAAGCTTTTTAATTTTGGCAACTATAATTTTATAGCTATTGAAGGTAATATTGGTGCAGGCAAAACCAGTTTATCAAACAAATTAGCACAAGATTTTAATGCTAAATTGATATTAGAACGTTTTGCTGACAATCCGTTTTTACCAAAATTTTATAAAGAGCCAGAGCGTTATGCTTTTACGCTAGAAATGTCTTTTTTGGCAGATCGTTACCAGCAAATTAGTGACGATTTATCGCAGTTAGATCTCTTTAAAGATTTTATGGTAAGCGATTACGATGTACACAAATCACTGATATTTTCTAAAGTCACTTTAGCCGAAGATGAGTTTAGATTATACAGAAAATTATTTTACCAAGTCTATAAAGATATTGCCAGACCAGATTTATACGTCTACCTCTACCAAAATACCGAACGTTTACAAGCCAACATAAAAAAGCGTGGTCGTAAATACGAAAAGGAAATACAAGACGACTATCTTGAAAAAATAAATGCAGGTTATCTCAACTTCTTACGAAACCAAACCGAGCTGAACGTAAAAATCATTGATATTTCAGATAAGGATTTTGTGAAAAATCGTGAAGATTATTTGTGGTTATTGAATGAAATAAACTCTTAA
- a CDS encoding queuosine precursor transporter, giving the protein MSLKDKLLAQRIYLLLGSLFITSLVVSNLIFQKFFYWYPVDVEVFGSKLFEISVGILPYPITFLITDLISEIYGKKRANDVVVAGIFASLFSVGVILAADSVPALDNSPLNDETFKFVFSKTIIAVGSSMFAYLFAQFVDIRIYHFWKNLTKGKHLWLRNNFSTWISQFVDTLSIISLLCYFEVLPWSSFKGLLISGFLFKVLVAFFDTPFLYLGVYLFRKRFKLKVNEEIDLT; this is encoded by the coding sequence ATGTCATTAAAAGACAAACTTTTAGCCCAACGCATCTACCTTTTACTCGGAAGTCTTTTCATAACCTCTTTGGTAGTGTCTAACCTTATTTTTCAGAAGTTTTTTTATTGGTATCCTGTAGATGTTGAAGTTTTTGGTAGCAAATTGTTCGAAATTTCGGTAGGTATCCTGCCTTATCCAATTACATTTTTAATTACTGATTTAATTAGTGAGATTTATGGTAAGAAGCGAGCCAATGATGTTGTTGTGGCAGGCATTTTTGCGTCCTTATTCTCGGTTGGTGTTATTTTGGCGGCAGACAGTGTGCCAGCATTAGATAATTCGCCATTAAATGATGAAACTTTTAAATTTGTATTTAGCAAAACCATTATAGCAGTTGGTTCTAGCATGTTTGCGTACTTGTTTGCTCAATTTGTAGATATTAGAATTTACCACTTTTGGAAAAACCTCACAAAAGGAAAACACCTCTGGTTGCGTAACAATTTTTCTACTTGGATTTCCCAGTTTGTAGATACATTATCGATAATAAGTTTGTTGTGCTATTTTGAAGTTTTGCCATGGTCTAGCTTCAAAGGATTATTGATTAGTGGATTTTTGTTTAAAGTCTTAGTGGCATTTTTTGACACTCCATTCTTGTATTTGGGAGTGTACCTTTTTAGAAAACGATTTAAACTCAAGGTTAACGAAGAGATTGATCTCACCTAA
- a CDS encoding AsmA family protein codes for MKKFLKIVGIILLIFIAVLIAVPFVLESKIDAIVQNYADENLDADLSFDDVSLSLISSFPSAEVSVENLKIVNRAPFKDETLATAKALSFEMSIGELFKGSDEPLVVNEIIADELLLTLKTNKNGTTNYDIVKQDEDASAAPDSEEQSSGFSFDIQNYELNNSAFTYIDEGTNTKLYATEINHNGKGIFSGEVSELDTKTEAKISMSIDSTQYLSNNSIKLDALIGMDLEQNKYTFKENKGFINALPLEFEGFVQIVEEGQQIDITFKNPESSFKDFLAVIPEAYAKNIENVETTGNFTVNGVIKGLVSEETIPTLDINIESDDASFKYPDLPKSVRNIMINASVKNTTGNADDTYVDLNQLDFKIDEDVFKSEAHIKNLTGNMLVSANLDGVLNLANITKAYPVELENQLSGILKGKLNTSFDMEAIETNAYQRIKNNGSVSISDFVFSSEDIVNPIQINKANLTFKPGTVNLNNFDAQTGTSDFSATGTINNLLGFLLSDKKLQGSFNVNSNMFAISDFMVEDESASETSNKTTSDSESLKIPDFLDCTITANAKTVIYDNLNLKNVKGQLSIKDQNANLSNMTTDVFNGQLGISGNVNTKEAKPKFDMKLAMQQFDISQSFKDLEMLQALAPIAKVVQGKLNSTIDVSGLLDENFSPDLATISGNALAEILTSNVDVSKSPLLSGLDSKLDFIDFNQLQKDIKTKLSFKNGQVSVKPFTLKYKDIPIEVSGSHSFTNTMNYNAVLQVPAKYLGSDVNRLIGQINDGEVNKISIPVTANIGGTFSSPAITTDLTSGVSNLTKQLVEIQKQKLIGKGKDKINDLLGNVLGGNNSTKTDSTTVKTDSTKKDPKDAIKEGVGNVLGNILGGKKNKKDKKAPDSTKKN; via the coding sequence ATGAAGAAATTTTTAAAGATTGTCGGAATCATTTTACTAATATTTATTGCCGTTCTTATTGCAGTACCATTTGTTTTAGAGTCTAAAATAGATGCGATTGTGCAGAATTATGCGGATGAAAATTTAGATGCAGATTTAAGTTTTGATGATGTTAGTTTAAGCCTAATTTCTAGTTTTCCTAGTGCAGAAGTTAGTGTAGAGAATCTTAAAATTGTAAATAGAGCACCTTTTAAGGATGAAACGTTGGCAACAGCAAAAGCCTTGTCTTTTGAAATGTCAATAGGCGAATTGTTTAAAGGTTCTGACGAACCGTTGGTGGTTAATGAAATTATAGCAGATGAATTGTTATTAACCCTAAAAACTAATAAAAACGGAACTACAAATTATGATATTGTAAAACAAGATGAAGATGCTTCAGCAGCACCCGATTCTGAAGAACAATCTTCTGGTTTTAGCTTTGATATTCAAAACTATGAACTGAACAATAGTGCTTTTACTTATATAGATGAGGGTACTAATACCAAGTTGTATGCTACCGAAATTAATCATAACGGTAAAGGTATTTTTTCTGGTGAAGTCTCAGAGTTAGATACTAAAACCGAAGCAAAAATTAGCATGTCCATAGATAGCACGCAATATTTGAGTAATAATAGTATAAAATTAGATGCTTTAATCGGAATGGATTTGGAGCAAAACAAATACACCTTCAAAGAAAATAAAGGCTTTATTAATGCATTGCCATTAGAGTTTGAAGGGTTTGTGCAAATTGTAGAAGAAGGGCAGCAGATTGATATTACATTTAAAAATCCAGAATCATCATTTAAAGACTTTTTAGCGGTAATACCAGAAGCTTATGCCAAGAATATTGAAAACGTAGAGACCACAGGGAATTTCACGGTTAATGGTGTTATAAAAGGTTTAGTGTCTGAAGAAACTATACCAACATTAGACATTAATATAGAGTCTGATGACGCATCATTTAAATATCCAGATTTACCAAAAAGCGTTAGGAATATTATGATTAATGCATCGGTAAAGAATACAACAGGAAATGCTGATGACACCTATGTAGACTTAAATCAGTTAGATTTTAAGATAGATGAAGATGTGTTTAAGTCTGAAGCTCACATAAAAAACCTTACAGGCAATATGTTGGTGAGTGCTAACTTAGATGGAGTTTTAAATTTGGCTAATATAACCAAAGCATATCCTGTAGAATTAGAAAATCAGTTAAGTGGTATTTTAAAAGGAAAACTCAACACCTCTTTTGATATGGAGGCTATTGAAACCAATGCCTATCAGCGTATCAAAAACAACGGAAGTGTGTCTATATCAGATTTTGTGTTTTCTTCTGAAGACATTGTAAATCCTATTCAAATAAATAAAGCCAACCTTACTTTTAAGCCAGGGACAGTAAACCTCAATAATTTTGATGCACAAACAGGTACAAGCGATTTTTCGGCAACAGGTACTATTAATAACCTACTTGGGTTTTTATTGAGTGACAAGAAGCTTCAAGGAAGTTTTAATGTAAATTCTAATATGTTTGCAATTTCAGACTTTATGGTAGAAGATGAATCTGCTTCAGAAACATCAAATAAAACAACTTCAGATTCAGAATCGCTTAAGATTCCAGACTTTTTAGATTGCACCATTACGGCAAATGCTAAGACAGTTATTTATGATAATTTAAATTTAAAAAACGTCAAAGGACAACTATCTATCAAAGACCAGAATGCCAATTTAAGTAATATGACTACAGATGTATTCAATGGTCAGTTAGGTATTTCTGGTAATGTAAATACTAAAGAAGCGAAGCCAAAATTTGATATGAAATTGGCCATGCAGCAATTTGATATTTCACAATCATTCAAAGATTTGGAGATGCTACAGGCTTTGGCTCCAATAGCAAAAGTAGTGCAAGGAAAATTGAACTCTACTATTGATGTGAGTGGGCTTTTAGATGAAAACTTCTCACCAGATTTAGCTACAATTTCAGGTAATGCTTTGGCAGAAATATTGACTTCTAATGTAGATGTTAGTAAAAGTCCTTTGCTGTCTGGTTTAGATAGCAAGTTAGATTTTATAGACTTTAATCAGCTTCAAAAAGATATAAAAACTAAACTGAGTTTTAAAAACGGACAAGTGAGCGTAAAACCATTTACGTTAAAATATAAGGATATACCAATTGAGGTTTCGGGTTCGCATAGTTTTACTAATACAATGAATTATAATGCGGTATTGCAAGTACCAGCCAAATATTTGGGTAGCGATGTTAATCGCTTAATTGGCCAAATTAATGATGGTGAGGTTAATAAAATCTCAATACCTGTTACAGCAAATATTGGAGGTACATTTTCTAGCCCAGCAATTACAACAGATCTAACAAGTGGTGTTTCTAATTTAACTAAACAGTTAGTAGAAATTCAAAAGCAAAAATTGATTGGTAAGGGTAAGGATAAAATCAACGATCTTCTAGGTAATGTTTTAGGTGGAAATAATAGCACAAAAACAGATTCAACCACTGTTAAAACAGATAGCACTAAGAAAGATCCTAAGGATGCCATAAAAGAAGGTGTTGGAAATGTATTAGGAAATATTTTAGGTGGAAAAAAGAACAAAAAAGACAAAAAGGCTCCGGATTCTACAAAAAAGAACTGA